The genomic interval GGCCGATGGTACGTCGGCCGTTGACTTATTCAAATTGATCATGTCTACTGGCGAATGCCGAGGCTCGACGTGGAGACCTCAGGAGGAGACCTGGTCATGAGACGACGGACGATGCTGGCCGCCGGATTGGCGGCGCTCCCATTGGCCGGCTGCGCCGGCGGGAGAGGGGAAGGCCGACGCGTCTTCCGCCAGTTCGATCCTGCGGATCAGGCGACAGGACTCGCGAAGGCGGTCAAGGCATGGAACGCAGAGCATCCGGATTACACCGTCACCATGGAGACGCTGTCGCCGAACAATCCGCAGCAGTTCGCGCGCGAGGCCAATGCCGGTTCGGGCCCTGACATCGCTCAGCTGGCGTTCACCGATGTGTCCTTCATGGCGGAGCCCCGCATCCTCACGCCGCTCGATCGGCTCATGTCCAGCGAGCCGGCGGAAGGACAGGAAGATCTCCTGGCCACAGACATGACGACGTACGACCGCCAGACCTGGGCGATCCCCTGGACCGCGGACACGATGGCTCTCGTCTACAGGCCCGATGTGCTGGAGAAGGCGGGAGTGGCAGACACTCCCGAGGACTGGGAGGAACTGGCGGAGGTCTCAGCGCGCATCACCAAGGACTCCGGGGGCGATGTCAGTGGTTTCGTGTTCCCGGCGGCCGCCCAGTACTCGAGCGCCCAGTGGTTCCCCATCAACTATTACCTCTGGGCACACGGCTCCCAACTGATCAGGGCCGACGGAGAATCGTGGGAGGTGGCAGTCGACGAGCAGCAGCTCACCGACGCGATGACCTACTTCAACACCTTCTTCACCGAGCGCATCACTCCGGCGGCGATGCAGGCGGTCACCGATTACGGCGACCCGAGCATCGTAGGCGCTCTCGGCGAGGGCAGCTGCGCGATGACGTTCATGCCGCCGACGGCATTCCGTGCCGCACGGGAGAGCATCGACGCCGAGCTGATGACGGCCCCCATGCCGTGCGGCCTCGTCGACGGCGCGACACATCTCGGCGGCCGAGCGCTCGGCATCAACGCGAACTGCGAGGAGCCGGAAGCGGCCTGGGCGTTCGTCTCCCACCTGCTGACCCCGGAGACCTTCGAGCTGTACCCGCAGTACCCGGCGTCGGCCGCGACCCTCGATCGGGTGGACGTGGACCCGTCGGAGCGAGGATTCACGAAGCAGCTCCCGCACTCCGAATCCTTCGCCCGCTACGCGGACGCGCCGATCACGATCGCTTCGCTCCAAGAACAGGTGAACCAGCAGTTCTCCGCCGTCTACTCCGGTCAATCGGAGCCCGAGGACGCGTCGCACAAGCTCCTCGACGCCCTCGCCCGCGGGCTCGAGGAGTGATCGACGTGATCGCATCCCGCCTCCGCTCGGCGCAGCCGTACCTGCTCAGTGCCCCCGCTCTGCTCGTGATCGGACTGCTGTTCCTCATCCCGTCCGTCTACAACGTGGTCCTCGCCTTCCAGCACCTCACGCCCTACCAGTCGCCGGGCGAGGCCGAAGCTGCGGGCCTCGAGAACTTCACCGACCTGTGGAGCAGCGGAGACCTGCCGCACGCCGCACTCAACACCGTTCTCTGGCTGACAGCGGCGACCGTGGTCCTGCGCCTCGGCATCGGGCTGGGGCTGGCCCTCGCTCTGGAGTCCCCGATCCTGAGGCGGTGGCGGCTCCGCGGCGTCTCCCGCACGATCATCCTCATCCCGTGGATGGTCCCCCAGGTCGTCGCGATCGCAGCGTGGCGGTGGATCCTCGACGGGAGCACGGGCGTGCTGAACCAGGCGCTCACCGGGCTCGGGCTCATCGATCAGGGCGTCCCCTTCCTCGCGCAGACCAGCACCGTGTGGTGGTCGATCATCGCGATCATCGTCTGGCGCGAGCTCCCGTTCGTGGTCATGGTGCTCGTGGCCGGACTGCAATCGATCCCGGCGGAGCAGTACGAGGCCGCCGCGGTCGATGGCGCTGGTCGATGGGCGTCCTGGCGCAGCGTCACCGTTCCGCACCTGCGTCCCGTGCTGACCGTCGTGGTGCTGGTGACCGTGATCCAGACCTTCAACAATTTCGTGTACGTCTGGCTCACCACGGGCGGCGGACCGGGGAATGCGACCGCCGTGCTGGCCACCGAGCTGTACAGCGCCGCGTTCTTCGACAACGACCTCGGCGCGGGCGCGGCGATCGGATTGCTGATGACGGCGATCATGGCGATCTTCGCCGTCGTCTACCTGCGTGTCACCTCCACGAAGGGGGATTCCCGATGACGACGGCACGTTCCGACCGGATGACCGTGGCCCGGTCCCGGCCCGCACCACGGCGAGCATCGCGTGAGAACAGGCGTCCGCGGGACCTCGTGTTCCTCGTGCCGTTCGCCGTCGTCCTCCTGGTGATCCTCTTCCCCGTGATCTGGATGCTCTACAGCTCTCTGCGCCCGGTGCAAGCCATCTCGCAGGGCATCACCTGGCGCAACGTCTTCTCGGGACTCAGCCTGGACTCGTACGCGCGCCTGTTCGAGCAGACGGGATTCGGGCGCTACCTGCCCAACAGCATCATCGTGTGCGTCAGCGGGACCGTCATCACGGTGGCGATCGCGACGCTCGCCGGGTTCGCGCTCTCGCGCTTCGCGTTCCGGGGGAGGCCGGCCGTGATGCTGGTGCTGGTCGCCACGCAGCTGCTCCCCTTCGTCGTGCTGATCACCCCGGTCTACCTCCTCTTCGCCGAGCTGAGGCTGCTGAACTCCTTCGCCGGGCTGATCATCGTCTACGTCGCGATCACCACCCCGCTCGCCACGCTCCTCATGACCGGATTCCTGAACGCCGTGCCGCAGACGCTCGATGAGGCGGCGAGGATCGACGGGGCCTCGACGCTCACGGTCATCGTGCGCGTGATCGCGCCGCTGGTCTGGCCCGGGATCGTCACGGTCGGGGTCACCACATTCATCGCCATGTGGGATGAGTTCCTGTTCGCGCAGGTGTTCCTGACCAGCGACTCCCTGAAGACCGTTCAGGTGGGCATCGCGGGGCTCTTCGGCGAGTACGGCACGGACTGGGGAGTCGTCATGGCCGCCTCCGTGGTCGCCGCTCTGCCCACCGTGGTCCTGTTCTCCCTGCTGCAGCGTCGGCTCGTCGCCGGCATGACCGCGGGAGCCGTGAAGGAGTGAAGATGACAGAGCCGAGCCGCCCCAACATCGTGATCGTGTTCGCCGACGACCTCGGCTGGGGTGACCTCGGCTGCTTCGGGGCCGAGGACATACCCACCCCGCACCTCGACGCCCTCTGCGCGGCCGGGGTCCGGCTTCCCCAGTGGTACGCGAACTCCCCGGTGTGCTCGCCCTCGCGGGCCGCGCTGATGACCGGGCGATACCCCGCCCACGCCGGTGTGGAATCCATCCTCGGCGGCACCCGGCGCACGCCCGGGCTGCCCCATCAGCCCACCCTCGCCTCGCACCTGCGTGAGCGCGGGTATCGGACGGGCCTGTTCGGCAAGTGGCACCTGGGGGCCGACCCCGCCTACGCGCCCGCTCGTTTCGGGTTCGACGAGACCTTCGGCTTCCGCGCCGGCTGCGTCGACTACTACTCGCACATCTTCTACTGGGGAGACCACAACCCGGTGCACGACCTCTGGGACGGGGACGACGAGGTGTGGCGCAACGGCGAGTACCTCACCACGGTCATCGGGGACCGCGCCGCAGAGTTCATCACTCGTACCGCGCCCGAATCGCCCTTCTTCTGCTACGTCCCCTTCAATGCGCCGCACTACCCGATGCACGCGCCCGACGAGCACATGCGGCGCGTCGATCACCTGCCTCCCGGGCGACGGGAGAGCGCGGCGATGATCGCCGCGATGGACGATGCCGTCGGCGAGATCCTCGCGGCCCTCGATCGCAGCGGCGTCCGGGACGACACGATCGTGCTGTTCTCCTCCGACAACGGGCCCTCCCGCGAGAGCCGCAACTGGCTGGACGGCGAGGAGATCTCCTACACGGGCGGCTCCGCCGGCGGGCTCCGCGGCTCGAAGGGATCCGTGTTCGAAGGGGGGATCCGCGTGCCCGGCATCGTCTCCTGGCCCGCGCAGCTCCGCTCCGGCGCCGAGTACGACCAGGTGGGAACGATGATGGACCTGCTGCCGACGCTCCTGCACGCCGTGGACGGCGAGGAGCCGGAGCTGCCCGAGGTCGACGGGATCTCACTGCTCGATGCGCTGCGGGCCGAAGGTGGAATCGCGGGCGGAGGTGAGGGCGACGTCCCATCGGCGGGCGAGTCCGCCGAGCGTGCCGTCGTGTGGGAGTACCAGGGCCAGTACGCGGTGCGGCGAGGTCGCTTCAAGCTCGTCCACGATGCTCGCGAGGGCATGGACCCGCCCGCTGCAGTGAGCGCTGCACTCTTCGACCTCGAGACCGACCCGCAGGAGTCGACGGACGTCTCCGGGCAGGCGCCCCGGATCGTGGCCGACCTCGAACGCGTGCTCAGCAGCTATCAGGAGGCCGCCGTGCAGTGGGAGCAATCCCGCCGCGACGGCTGAGGGCGACACGCCTCCCGGGCCGCGCCCGCGTCCCGGGGCCTCTCCTCACGCGGCCGAGCGCCGCGCCCTGCGGTCGGCCTGCAGGTCCGGGTCCGCCACCGGGGCGGCGGCGATCAGGCGCCGGGTGTACTCCTGGGTCGGATCGTGGAGCACCCGGGCGCTGTCGTCCGTCTCCACGAGGGCCCCGGAGCGCATGACCGCCACGCGTCCGCACAGCTGGTCGACGACCGCGAGGTCGTGCGTGATGAACAGGCACCCGAAGCCCAGGGACTCCTGCAGCTCGCGGAAGACGTCGAGGACCTGCGCCTGCACGGAGACGTCGAGGGCGCTCGTGGGTTCGTCCGCGATGAGCAGGGCGGGATCGAGGGCGAGTGCTCGGGCGATCGCGACCCTCTGGCACTGGCCGCCGGAGAGCTGGTGCGGCCGGCGGTGGCGCCAGGAGTCGTCGAGGCCGACGCCCGCGAGCAGTCGCGAGGTGCGCTCCTCGAGCTGCTCCCCGGAGAGCCCGAGGATCTTCACGAGGGGCTCGGTGACGGTCCGCTCCACGGTGTACCGGGGGTTCAGGGAGGAGCGCGGGCTCTGGAACACGACGCCCACGCGCCGGCGCATCGCGCGGCGTTCGACGCGGCCCGCGGTGACCACATCGCGGCCCTCGACGAGGATCGAGCCCTGGGCGACCGGCACGAGCCCGACGATCGCGCGGCCGATGGTGGTCTTCCCGCTCCCGGACTCGCCGACCAGGCCCAGGATCTCGCCGGGCGCGACATCCAGGCCGACCCCGTCGACCGCCCGCGACCGGCGAGCGCCGCGCCCGTAGTCGACGCAGAGGTCGCGGATCGAGAGCGCTGCGTCAGGATCGCCCGCCGACCCCGCGCGGCCCGCGCCCTCGTGTGAGTCCCCGGTCGCGCCCTGGGACGGGCCCTCGGTCGTCCCCGGGTCCTCGCC from Brachybacterium kimchii carries:
- a CDS encoding ABC transporter substrate-binding protein; the encoded protein is MLAAGLAALPLAGCAGGRGEGRRVFRQFDPADQATGLAKAVKAWNAEHPDYTVTMETLSPNNPQQFAREANAGSGPDIAQLAFTDVSFMAEPRILTPLDRLMSSEPAEGQEDLLATDMTTYDRQTWAIPWTADTMALVYRPDVLEKAGVADTPEDWEELAEVSARITKDSGGDVSGFVFPAAAQYSSAQWFPINYYLWAHGSQLIRADGESWEVAVDEQQLTDAMTYFNTFFTERITPAAMQAVTDYGDPSIVGALGEGSCAMTFMPPTAFRAARESIDAELMTAPMPCGLVDGATHLGGRALGINANCEEPEAAWAFVSHLLTPETFELYPQYPASAATLDRVDVDPSERGFTKQLPHSESFARYADAPITIASLQEQVNQQFSAVYSGQSEPEDASHKLLDALARGLEE
- a CDS encoding carbohydrate ABC transporter permease — encoded protein: MIASRLRSAQPYLLSAPALLVIGLLFLIPSVYNVVLAFQHLTPYQSPGEAEAAGLENFTDLWSSGDLPHAALNTVLWLTAATVVLRLGIGLGLALALESPILRRWRLRGVSRTIILIPWMVPQVVAIAAWRWILDGSTGVLNQALTGLGLIDQGVPFLAQTSTVWWSIIAIIVWRELPFVVMVLVAGLQSIPAEQYEAAAVDGAGRWASWRSVTVPHLRPVLTVVVLVTVIQTFNNFVYVWLTTGGGPGNATAVLATELYSAAFFDNDLGAGAAIGLLMTAIMAIFAVVYLRVTSTKGDSR
- a CDS encoding carbohydrate ABC transporter permease; protein product: MTTARSDRMTVARSRPAPRRASRENRRPRDLVFLVPFAVVLLVILFPVIWMLYSSLRPVQAISQGITWRNVFSGLSLDSYARLFEQTGFGRYLPNSIIVCVSGTVITVAIATLAGFALSRFAFRGRPAVMLVLVATQLLPFVVLITPVYLLFAELRLLNSFAGLIIVYVAITTPLATLLMTGFLNAVPQTLDEAARIDGASTLTVIVRVIAPLVWPGIVTVGVTTFIAMWDEFLFAQVFLTSDSLKTVQVGIAGLFGEYGTDWGVVMAASVVAALPTVVLFSLLQRRLVAGMTAGAVKE
- a CDS encoding sulfatase-like hydrolase/transferase — encoded protein: MTEPSRPNIVIVFADDLGWGDLGCFGAEDIPTPHLDALCAAGVRLPQWYANSPVCSPSRAALMTGRYPAHAGVESILGGTRRTPGLPHQPTLASHLRERGYRTGLFGKWHLGADPAYAPARFGFDETFGFRAGCVDYYSHIFYWGDHNPVHDLWDGDDEVWRNGEYLTTVIGDRAAEFITRTAPESPFFCYVPFNAPHYPMHAPDEHMRRVDHLPPGRRESAAMIAAMDDAVGEILAALDRSGVRDDTIVLFSSDNGPSRESRNWLDGEEISYTGGSAGGLRGSKGSVFEGGIRVPGIVSWPAQLRSGAEYDQVGTMMDLLPTLLHAVDGEEPELPEVDGISLLDALRAEGGIAGGGEGDVPSAGESAERAVVWEYQGQYAVRRGRFKLVHDAREGMDPPAAVSAALFDLETDPQESTDVSGQAPRIVADLERVLSSYQEAAVQWEQSRRDG
- a CDS encoding dipeptide ABC transporter ATP-binding protein; this encodes MSTRPDASEHGDEDSAAVLEIADLRVRFETDEDEVLAVDGASFEVHQAEVVAVVGESGSGKSMTAMSILGIAPEDARITGSIRVRGADDRLVEVLGDGPSPLPELRGRRVSMIFQDPTASLDPVFSIGFQLAEVVRRAAPGTSRREVRERSLELLREVDIPDPEGALRRYPHQLSGGQCQRVMIAMALASRPDLLIADEPTTALDVTVQAEVLDVLRRLRESTGTAVLLITHDMGVVADLADAVVVLKDGKVVEQGPVRQVLGSPREEYTRTLLEAVPRLEIDERPGREPAPHREPGGEDPGTTEGPSQGATGDSHEGAGRAGSAGDPDAALSIRDLCVDYGRGARRSRAVDGVGLDVAPGEILGLVGESGSGKTTIGRAIVGLVPVAQGSILVEGRDVVTAGRVERRAMRRRVGVVFQSPRSSLNPRYTVERTVTEPLVKILGLSGEQLEERTSRLLAGVGLDDSWRHRRPHQLSGGQCQRVAIARALALDPALLIADEPTSALDVSVQAQVLDVFRELQESLGFGCLFITHDLAVVDQLCGRVAVMRSGALVETDDSARVLHDPTQEYTRRLIAAAPVADPDLQADRRARRSAA